A window of Cheilinus undulatus linkage group 23, ASM1832078v1, whole genome shotgun sequence genomic DNA:
TtgagttttaatattttaacacgTATCGCACAGATAGACTGATGAGGATAGAAAATGTTTAGCACTGACgggttgattttttaaattttttatcttttataagTTCAGTAATGGCCTGCTTAAAGGCACTGCCACAatacagagggagggagggagaagcTACTGTCCATCACTCGCACGACACAGTCCATTCTAGTGTAGTGTAGTCTAGTATAACGGTGAAGGGGTGGGAGTAGAGGGGGTGGGGCTGCTATAGGTAAATCTCATAGAAATCGTCCAGCTCCTCGTGAAACAAGTCCCACTCGTCCTCTGAGTCCGTCACCTCATCGTCTGTGCCGGCGGCGAGTAGCATGAGCAGCATCTCGCTCAGCTCAAACGTCACCCTCTCCTCGTCGTCGTTGTCGAATGAGTCAGTGCTTTCCCGCTCGTCCAGGATGTCCCACAGAGGGGTGTGCCTCGAGGTCTGGAGGGGAGGGAGAAACGAGGAGAGTCTGATTGGATGTCCTGTCTATACTTCTTTATACAAGGATAGTCTCAGTCATACCTCTTACCTACATCACTCAGAAGAGGAGCGTTTAATCTTCAACCCCAGGatctttaaaaagtcagaaatgaactGAGGTTGTCAATTTGCTGCTCGCTTTGCTTGGAAAGAATTTATAAAGGACCTGAAACTTCAGGATTTGGCttcattagacacttttaataCAAAGATAAATGACTTGGGAGCAGACCCATCGGCCTGCAGATCTATTCAGGGGTAAGCTTTACAAATATTTGCTGTTTGAATTCATTATGTTTTGTCTCTAAAAGTACAGTATGCAAAATTGCTCACTAGGTACTTAATTCCTTTTGTTAAtctgttcattaaaaactgCTTTCCATAAGGTCTGTTCACCTAACAGTAAACCACCATTCTGGCtccatggatgaatttcacaaagaagggagaaaagtggttaaaagtgacctttCTGGTTCCCACTGTGAgctactcacaaagcattctgtgACATCATACTTCAGCGATAGGTAAGCTTTTATGGCCGATTGCGAATCAATCCAGACCAGCTCAGTTTGGTACAGTACACAGTCATTTGTGTTTCTACTGCCAAAAGTTGGGAATGGTACTAAAATAACTGATCTGCACCATCCTGGAAGCCTAGCTGCTTACACAGACTGCCTGAATGACATTAACTATTGGATGGTACAAAACTTCTTGCAACTTAACTACTCAAAATCTGTAAGTATATTGTATAATCCCTACTACTCCCCTCCTATCAATAGCCACCATGGTCTCCTAGCAGCAAATATTAAACCCACAGGCAGAAATGTACCTGTTTGACAATAATCTCCCATTTGAATCACATACAAAAACACTCATAAAATCTCGTGTCCTTGTATTATGCACCATGtccaaaataaagacaatacTGACGCAACAGGACCTTGAAAAACTCACGCCCTCACCTTTTgatacttttgagcatacatgtgaatgcagaaaacaatgttgaaacaataacaagtgcGATTCGtaacctgcaagaaaacaacacatttatagcctggattatattatattatattgtattgttaTATGATGTGTGCGCTTTGTACTACATTTACGCAAAAgaaggatatttctagaaggaaacagtactctggaccacattgaatgtgtgatatgttagtgttactcctctggttttatatgcTAAAAGAAATTATTGCTCTATCTAATTTGGTTACAATTCTACCCACGGTTGaaaatagatatgcaaatgGGAGCGCTAGCGATCCCATAAGTTTTATTGATCTGTCACAATCATTATTCCCTATTAACCGTAATTTACGTCATTGCCCCTTTGGCTGTTTTGAATAGTTATTGCTTTCCTTTCTTTAAAGCTTGTGTCTCTTTTATTGCCTCTTTCTttatacatttacttttatatCTATTAATTTTACTGCCTTTACCAGATATTCTTCAGCTTCTCTGATTTTACTCccttttattgttgtttgtCTCTCTTGTCTTTATTCCTCTTTGTTTCTCACATCTTAAATTTTGGTTCCCTTGGTCTCAGTCTGTGCAGcagggttcctgtgttgcctgggtTCCTGTATTTGCTTCTTGTCTAGGTCCTGTAACTGTCTGGGTCCTGCTGATATTGTTGGTGTCATTGTTCAactgtctttgtcttttgttgggttttgttcttctgttaacTGCTTCACaagtcaaagcactttgtaaacccttgtttttaaaagtgccatacaaataaagttattatccTACTTATCTGACCCCCTTTTGTTGGGGTTCCTGGCACACCTTTCTGACACTAAGGGGTAGAACTGAAGATAAAGTTGGCTAACACCTCCACCCAGTTGAGTCTGGTTTTTTGccaatcataaaaacaaaagtacaaTCTTATGTTGTGTTAATCATATTTGCACACTGACTCTGAAACTTTTGTATTTAATTTCCTCAGAACAGGTTCGATTTTTATTTGCATCCATccaagtcattttaaagggtgACTAACCGTTCAGAGCAGGGGCTGCAGCTCCCTGCTCTTTAAGCACCATAATTTGTCCATGAATTTTGTGGACATCAACAGTTGaacataacagataaaggcCAAAATCTGTACTTACAACAATGTAACAAAGTGACTGAATTTCCAAAcatgctttctctctctctctacattAGCACAGCGCTGTGATGCACAAGCTTGTGCAAACACCCATTCAGGTCTCTGCTAGAATGAATAGACCCTGTGCTTTATTCCTTTTTTCGTGGTCCAAAAATAACAGATCCAGAGAGCAAAGATCTTAAGGGTACAACTGATTGTGGCAGCAGTAATCGAttgaattatttcacaaaatccTTCATACTGACAACTTGTGGAAAATCACCCTACATTCTGCAAAAATACTGCAGTTTTAGATGAAGGAGTTTCCTTTAAAAAGGACATCAAAGgtgtttgcatttttctgtcttctacTTTCTCcatccagcagagggcgctgcGGTACAGGAGGTGAAATAACAGCTGTTCACAGCATTTTAAGAGCAGATTTGTATTTAAAGTAGAGAAGCATTTATATTACTATataccaacaaaaatagatgtccTACACATCCAGTGTTAAGTTTTGGTCAGGCCCTAGTGTTTAGCATGTTTTATGGGACATTACCCTGGTTCTGCTGTTGGATCCTGTCTGTCGTCTTGTCTGTGGTTGAGCTTCCTCCAGCCGGCCATCAGGAAAGGcgtgtttgtagaaacagtttGAGCCAAAGGGGCACGTTCCACGACCTTCATCGAAGTATCGACATGGTTTACTCCTAAGAAAAGATGATACGAATGCGTCAGACCGTCTCTGCTCAGCGATGCTTAGGTGATGAACTTTTCCTCCTGGATGCTGTGATTAATCTAGTGGTTTAAATCTGCACAGGATCTATCTGAAGTGATTTATTCTTGCATACTCTTTCTTACATGACTGCCCACTGCTGCATTTATTCTGCTCACAGCCACCCACAGCAGCTGTCCATCTTACTCAAAAACAATGAAGAACAAAAATCTGTCAATAAAGTGTTCATTGGGACACAAAACTAAGACAAGCTGATGTGGACAAAGCCTCTTTAATTAACCTTAAAATAGGAAACTAAATCAGGCTGCATCTAAGAACAATTGTTTCCAACTACAAACAAGAACTGTCTCAGCTTTTTGATGCACGTGTCCTTGTGTGTTTACCCCATGCCGTCCTTGTACTTCTGGATGAGTTTCTGCTTGTCGTCTTTATCTTCCACCCAGTACTCACTCGGGATTACAAAGTTTGATGTGATTCGACACTCCGGGCATGACCTGCAGAAGCGTTACATTACTTTCCTTCTTTCTGAGCCAAAAGCATCTAAACTTTCAGGGACAAACATGCAGTTTCTGAGTGACTCACTTGATGATTTTGCTCTCAAACTGTTTGGCACTCCTCCACTTGCGAATACACTTCAGACAGTAGCAGTGGCTGCAGTTAGAGAGGATGCCGAAGCGCCGCTCGCTTAAGTTGGGCTTCTCAAACACCACCTCCATGCACACGCCGCACATCATGTCCTTACTGCGCTGGATGGCGAACGAGATCTCCATGTCCTTCTCATGGGCTTCGATGCACGCCTGAAACGTATACATCAGATATTCTTATTGCCCCGACtaacagcagaaacaaaacatttctaagacagTTCTTATCAACCCAGAGAACTTTTACTGGTTAAAGAAGCAAACACCTTTAAGAGTCTGTTTCAAGAAAACACTTAACTGGCTAACTGATGTGTAACAGTTTAGATTTCACAAATAAACCACTGACTTCTTACTGAGAAAAGCATACCTATTTCCAGCCAATAATGCTTGTCCTCTTCGGTTGAATACAGCTACTGTTTGATGTTACTGCTTAAAAAGTCTGACTTTCGGCAGACTATCAATCAGTTTCCGTTAGCTGACATTTACTGGTCTTTGGCTGTTTTCACAGGAGAATGTCCAGTAGATAAAAATTTTAATGGCCAAAATGTCCAGCTGATAAATATGCCAATTACCGGATAAGTTCATGGTAAATGCATACATATAATATATTGTGTTACCAAGAAGAAATATTGTAACAATCCTTTTTATATAAAATCAAAGTAATTTTACTATGacccacttcctgtttggtgcAGGTAATAAAGAAGCAGAAACAAAGGAACTGTAGACAACTGAGCAAAATAATCACAGATGCAGCGTTGGGATGGGGATGGGCCTGGGCCAAGCAGAGAGTTTTAGTGGACTTGgatgagtgggtaaatctacctatgaATAATTCTCTGAAGAAGTGGAGCTGTATCAACACAGAATCATGCCATGCAGAAAAGTGGGGATTGCTTGGACCTTGACGTCGAGAGCACCATCTCACTTCCCTGTAGCTAGGTGTTCATGCTTGGGCGTCCTGTCTAATCAGCAGCAGTGCTGTAGGAAGAGCCATCGATGTGAGGAGGACTGTACTGAACACAGTGAATGCTCTAGCCTTTCTTCAGGCATTCTccaaataaaacacagtggttggattttacGCCTCtagtggaggttacagttgagatcatcagtataTAAGGGAACAATATTGGACAATAGACGGTAAGGCTCAATTTTCACTTGTAATGCAGAGCTTTAACGAGGTGTCTACTTGACTGAGCACTGGTTAGTTATTTGTCTGAATGATTTGCTGGTAATTTCAGTGGAGGGAGGTATTTGGTTGTTGTAAGCTGCTTAGTAATGGTAGAAACCAATATGCTAACTTGCAGCAAATGGCACAAATGTAAAGCTAAGTACcgtgtttgtttatgtgtttattacAGGCATATTGTGCAACTGACTGCATGCATGGAGGGATGGCTCCATTTCAgttgtgtttgtttaaacaaCTTACATTAAGACGAAAAAGAACGTCTTTCTGCAGTCATTAACTAAGTCTGGACATGTGTAATTTGCGTAAACAAGCAAGCTATGGTTTATGTCAGGCTCagtttctgttgtttcagtcTTGGGTCAGGTTCGGAAAATGTGTCCCTAGGCCTCTTTCAGCGTAGACTTGAAGCTGTGCcaaagtgtttctgtttttatatgttttattgctgttaaatgcagatTATTGGTTACTTGTGGCTACCTAAAGCAAATGTCAGGttgttgttctaaatggccaaAATTCTTGAAGACTGCTGGCTGTAgacaaaaaaacccctctgcCTTCAATATAAACTTAACTCTTTTCTAATGTTAAATAATTAAGTTAACTATGGTTCtgttaaaaggaaaaactaaCTAACTGCCCACAAAGCCAGGTATGGAGGTAGAGAAACATATTTTGTAGGGACGTGCCCTGATTTGCTACAATGCTTAGTTCAAGTGTAACTGgcaattttgttattttcttacaAATgcaatgttgatgttttttttttttttttattaacatgtATAGTTTAGAATTTCATAATTTCACTGGATTTCCACCTTGAGTGGTCATGACATCATGCTGAATAATCTGTGGAGAAAATGAAAGTGATTTTACTACTGGAACCAGATTCTATTGACTGAAAGCACCTTGAGCATGTTGTTCTCAGTGATGCAGATGAACTGCATATAGCCAGTTTACATGACAATGAAGGTGTCATTGTTAAATGTTGTCATGTAAATGAACAGCCAAAACAATTCAAGGTTAACATATTTTTCTTATATTGTTGTCAGGTAAACATAACCCACACATCTCCAGAGCTCCAGCTGGTTGTTTTTTCCATTAGCGTTACCTTCGTGTGCTCGGAGCGCTGGGCATTGTCGGTGGGGTGGAGCACCTGCAGACCGCACATGTCACACACGTCGCCGTGAAGATAGGCACAGTTGATGCCATAGCGACACTCTCCGACGGCAGCGTACGGGCAAAGCTGCTTCCTCAGCTCTTTGTTCTCCTGAGCTACATTGCCGTCCAACTCCTCGATGAGCGGGGCCGAGGACTCAGACTTCACTGGCTCAGCTTAACATGGACAAAATACCACAAAACAGCaatacaaatttaaaacatgaacTCATAATGATAGTGAAATACACTGCTTCATGCCCCTTCTGACCTGTGGAGCCTTCTCTTTcttcaaacaaattttattaatattttaaaccTACTAAGTtgcaaaacaaagcaaatgaaacCATAACAATTCCCATCATCCATCCCTATTATTAAGGATCTATCATGTGTGTTTATATGAGATAACTCACTGCGTCCACAGTAGGGCTGACCCGGGACAAACTCAGCTGCATTGGCCCAATCCCTGGCCCCTGGACCGGGTATTGACCCACTGTGTTCTGGATCTGACGGGCCAGCTTGTGAGGCGGAGGGCAGCGGCAGCGTCTGCGAGGTTGGAGGATCCTCGTTCTTTGTCGGTTTACAGTGTTCGAACCTGAAGAACACAGGAAAAAGAAGCACTGATTAGAGAAGTCCaggatgaaacaaaagcagttataaaacaacattttacagACAATAACATTGATATTTGCAACCCAGGATTACAACTGACTATCGACATTGGGATGGGGGGGTtgtaatttagaccctggtagttttttgtttgttttgaaataatcttgtttttgtgtgcaaagtaaaacaatcaaaaaatacAACTAGGATGTTTGAGCTGTGATAAATATTCCTTGCTCTGCTTTAACAGCACTAGGGAaatatttaagacaataaaactaaattttttatcttattatacCAACaatctttcctttttcttgactgtcctttgttggcaacttttgaaaaaatgGCTGggaattagggctgaacaatttgggaaaataatccaattgcaatcttttaatccaatattgtgattgcgatttcataagcaattatttcttaagttcctcatctcataaattttacaacaaaacaagcaataattcattctatattataaccaatgCAATGTTAGATGAAACTTGGgcagtacattttttaaaaagatctaattgtgatgatttttttcactcattttgcaaatttgatatgaactgttgtgttaaagggaatgatcattttttatattattctcatatttaataggaaaaacacaaaaatgaagaaaacagggTTTTTctgtacactattctaaaaatatggcattagaatgattgcatgatatgcaatgcataacatctctgctgcaaaaaaagttctgaactggtattttgacacaaatttcaggttaaagaaatactgcaccttttgcgatttgaaaattgcagcaggccatgttgcaatttaatctaatttgcgattaactgCTTAGCCCTGCTGGGAACTGGCAAGGATATGGCCAACCTTTTGggcaaaaatgagggaaaacCTTATCTTTATTTCTCCACCTTCTGATTTTAAGATCTGAAATGTGATGTCCAAACATCTTATAGGTAAAAGCAAACTAACAATTGTGATGAAATTTAACTTTTAACACAAAGAAAAGTTATATAAAAAGCAGCTTCttggttaaaattggtaaatatttctgtttatttgaatGCATTTCTACAGAATTCTCCCTTTCAGTTAGAATAAAGAGATTATTGGAGTCCTCAGGGTTACTTTAATATTACCTcagcaaaacaaacagacaatagCTGCACCTTTATGTCTGTGTAAATGCCTGTGTCCTGTTAGAGTACAAGATGTGCCGTTAATTGAGACTAGGACaaagaaaacttaaagacaCAGAGCCTGGCCTCACTGTGTTCACTGTGTCCAGacatgttcagtgtttttactttgataaCGACCTGTAAGCAGTCTCTACGGCTCATTTTGTGCCTCTACTTTTGAGAATACATCCTTTCTGCCTGTAAATAATAAGCATGTAAGAGGAATGTGAGCTGTTATTTTCCCTGCTGAGCTGTGCAGAGGAGTTTTACGACTTCAGACACAGATACAGTATCTTCTTTAGCTGTCATGAGAGCACACAGTGTGATGTTTAACACAGAAAAACCGATAACTGAATGTTGTTTTCATCACATGCTGTATTCTGAAGGCCTTGGCCTGAAAAATAAGACTAATGGAGGGGAATTTGCTGTATTTTCATGTGTAAAATGTTCAGTGCAGAGCTGATCTAGAAGTTATATTTAGGATCTACATCTTGTGATTCTCTCAGTGGAGACGTGGTTGTTTTTCTTCAGATACGTTGGATGAAAACAAGCAGTAGTGTTACCGAGCTACAATCACCAACTCACTGGTGTTTGCTTGACCTAGCCATCAAAGAATCAGATTATATCAGAGATGTAACTGTGGTAGGGATGAGGGAAAAATGTGccataaaaatattaaaatcataaaagagTAAGGGTGTGATGGAGGCCATGGTTCAGTTTGTACCTCAGTTTTGGTGCAGTCTGTAGTGGATtgaacatcaaaaacaaaacggtgcaaaataaaaagaagcgAAGAACATTTCCTGActttaaattataaaataaatacaacaggaaaaa
This region includes:
- the mkrn1 gene encoding probable E3 ubiquitin-protein ligase makorin-1 isoform X1 codes for the protein MAEAAVASTATPAVSGGWTKHVTCRYFMHGLCTEGENCRYSHDLTNSKPAAMICKFFQKGNCVFGDRCRFEHCKPTKNEDPPTSQTLPLPSASQAGPSDPEHSGSIPGPGARDWANAAEFVPGQPYCGRTEPVKSESSAPLIEELDGNVAQENKELRKQLCPYAAVGECRYGINCAYLHGDVCDMCGLQVLHPTDNAQRSEHTKACIEAHEKDMEISFAIQRSKDMMCGVCMEVVFEKPNLSERRFGILSNCSHCYCLKCIRKWRSAKQFESKIIKSCPECRITSNFVIPSEYWVEDKDDKQKLIQKYKDGMGSKPCRYFDEGRGTCPFGSNCFYKHAFPDGRLEEAQPQTRRQTGSNSRTRTSRHTPLWDILDERESTDSFDNDDEERVTFELSEMLLMLLAAGTDDEVTDSEDEWDLFHEELDDFYEIYL
- the mkrn1 gene encoding probable E3 ubiquitin-protein ligase makorin-1 isoform X2, which gives rise to MAEAAVASTATPAVSGGWTKHVTCRYFMHGLCTEGENCRYSHDLTNSKPAAMICKFFQKGNCVFGDRCRFEHCKPTKNEDPPTSQTLPLPSASQAGPSDPEHSGSIPGPGARDWANAAEFVPGQPYCGRTEPVKSESSAPLIEELDGNVAQENKELRKQLCPYAAVGECRYGINCAYLHGDVCDMCGLQVLHPTDNAQRSEHTKACIEAHEKDMEISFAIQRSKDMMCGVCMEVVFEKPNLSERRFGILSNCSHCYCLKCIRKWRSAKQFESKIIKSCPECRITSNFVIPSEYWVEDKDDKQKLIQKYKDGMGSKPCRYFDEGRGTCPFGSNCFYKHAFPDGRLEEAQPQTRRQTGSNSRTRILGLKIKRSSSE